From one Variovorax sp. PBL-H6 genomic stretch:
- the ccsB gene encoding c-type cytochrome biogenesis protein CcsB gives MTTTTLTLNDGFLSRRNAFDWVFAALVVAGGLFAFSHYAGAMDVYEKVILLAAMPFAVWLGWFWRPLQVLGMVVAAAALLGIVSYQGDLARADTVFWLKYFLSSQSAILWMSVLFFMSTLFYWFGFFGGRQADTMDLIGSRLAWAAVTMALIGTMVRWYESHQLGPDIGHIPVSNLYEVFVLFCWLTATFYLYFESRYGTRALGAFVMLVVSAAVGFLLWYTLVREAHEIQPLVPALQSWWMKLHVPANFIGYGTFSLAAMVAFAYLIKEQAHETRWYKLTPMWLLGVALCFVPVAFRQRAQEAGGSYWFVYAAISALIAAGILLGRRRIAARLPANEVLDDVMYKSITVGFAFFTIATVLGALWAADAWGGYWSWDPKETWALIVWLNYAAWLHMRLVKGLRGTVAAWWALGGLAVTTFAFLGVNMFLSGLHSYGTL, from the coding sequence ATGACCACCACCACTCTCACGCTGAACGATGGCTTCCTGTCGCGCCGCAACGCTTTCGACTGGGTGTTCGCCGCGCTGGTCGTGGCGGGCGGGCTCTTCGCCTTTTCGCACTATGCAGGCGCGATGGACGTCTACGAAAAGGTGATCCTGCTGGCCGCCATGCCCTTCGCCGTGTGGCTGGGCTGGTTCTGGCGCCCATTGCAGGTGCTGGGAATGGTGGTGGCAGCGGCGGCGTTGCTGGGCATCGTCTCGTACCAGGGCGACCTGGCGCGCGCCGACACCGTTTTCTGGCTCAAGTACTTCCTGTCCAGCCAGTCGGCGATCCTGTGGATGAGCGTGCTCTTCTTCATGAGCACGCTGTTCTACTGGTTTGGCTTCTTTGGCGGCCGCCAGGCCGACACCATGGACCTGATCGGCTCGCGCCTGGCCTGGGCAGCTGTCACCATGGCGCTGATCGGGACGATGGTGCGCTGGTACGAGAGCCATCAACTGGGCCCGGACATCGGCCATATCCCGGTCAGCAACCTCTATGAGGTCTTCGTGCTTTTCTGCTGGCTGACCGCGACCTTCTACCTGTACTTCGAGTCGCGCTACGGCACCCGGGCGCTGGGCGCCTTCGTGATGCTGGTGGTCAGCGCCGCCGTCGGCTTCCTGCTCTGGTACACGCTCGTGCGTGAGGCCCACGAGATCCAGCCCCTGGTGCCGGCCTTGCAGAGCTGGTGGATGAAGCTGCATGTGCCGGCCAACTTCATCGGCTACGGCACCTTCTCGCTGGCGGCGATGGTGGCCTTTGCCTACCTTATCAAGGAGCAGGCGCATGAGACGCGCTGGTACAAGCTCACGCCAATGTGGCTCCTGGGCGTGGCGCTGTGCTTTGTACCGGTGGCATTCCGCCAGCGTGCGCAAGAGGCGGGCGGCAGCTATTGGTTCGTTTACGCGGCCATCTCGGCGCTGATTGCTGCAGGCATCCTGCTGGGCCGCAGGCGCATCGCGGCACGGCTGCCGGCCAACGAGGTGCTCGACGACGTGATGTACAAGTCGATCACGGTCGGCTTTGCCTTCTTCACCATCGCCACCGTGCTCGGCGCGCTGTGGGCAGCCGACGCCTGGGGCGGGTACTGGAGCTGGGACCCGAAGGAAACCTGGGCGCTGATCGTCTGGCTCAACTATGCGGCCTGGCTGCACATGCGGCTGGTCAAGGGCTTGCGGGGCACCGTGGCGGCTTGGTGGGCGCTGGGCGGACTGGCTGTGACCACCTTCGCCTTCCTGGGCGTCAACATGTTCCTGAGCGGCCTGCACAGCTACGGGACCCTGTAG
- the lysA gene encoding diaminopimelate decarboxylase: protein MTLAERLPGHPFIAYKNGTLHVEAAALPELAREHGTPLFIYSKQWMLEALAAYQRGFEGRDALICYAIKANSALGVLRIFAEAGCGFDIVSGGELARVLAAGADPAKVIFSGVGKTKHEMRQALAAGIACFNVESEAEIDVLNAVALDEGRQAAISVRINPNVDPKTHPYISTGLKGNKFGIAHDRALAIYRHAASLKGLRVVGIDCHIGSQITEAAPYLEALERVLDLVEAIEKAGIALHHLDFGGGLGIDYNGDTPPAADALWRRLLERLDARGFGQRRLVVEPGRSLVGNAGVCVTEVLYTKPGEAKNFCIVDAAMNDLPRPAMYQAFHRIVPVTPRRGEAVSYDVVGPVCESGDWLGRDRALDVKAGDLLAVLSAGAYSMAMASNYNTRGRAAELLVSGDRVTLIRRRESIEDQLRSEQFEG from the coding sequence GTGACGCTCGCCGAACGCCTGCCCGGCCATCCCTTCATCGCATACAAGAACGGCACGCTGCACGTCGAGGCAGCGGCGCTGCCCGAACTCGCGCGCGAGCACGGCACCCCGCTTTTCATCTACTCGAAGCAATGGATGCTCGAGGCGCTGGCCGCGTACCAGCGCGGCTTCGAAGGGCGCGACGCGCTGATCTGCTATGCCATCAAGGCCAACTCCGCATTGGGCGTGCTGCGCATCTTTGCCGAGGCGGGCTGCGGCTTCGACATCGTCTCCGGCGGCGAGCTCGCCCGCGTTCTCGCAGCGGGCGCCGATCCGGCCAAGGTGATCTTCTCAGGCGTCGGCAAGACGAAGCATGAAATGCGGCAAGCGCTGGCGGCAGGCATCGCCTGCTTCAACGTGGAGAGCGAAGCCGAGATCGACGTGCTCAACGCGGTCGCGCTCGACGAAGGACGCCAGGCCGCGATCAGCGTGCGCATCAATCCCAACGTCGATCCGAAGACGCATCCCTACATCTCCACCGGTCTCAAGGGCAACAAGTTCGGCATCGCGCACGACCGCGCACTGGCCATCTACCGGCACGCCGCCTCGCTGAAGGGCCTGCGGGTGGTCGGCATCGATTGCCATATCGGCTCGCAGATCACCGAGGCCGCGCCCTACCTCGAGGCGCTGGAACGGGTGCTCGATCTGGTCGAGGCGATCGAGAAGGCCGGCATCGCGCTGCACCACCTCGACTTCGGCGGCGGGTTGGGCATCGACTACAACGGCGACACGCCGCCAGCGGCCGATGCGCTGTGGCGGCGACTGCTCGAGCGCCTCGACGCGCGCGGCTTCGGCCAGCGGCGCCTGGTTGTCGAGCCTGGGCGCTCGCTGGTCGGCAACGCCGGTGTCTGCGTGACCGAAGTGCTCTATACGAAGCCCGGCGAGGCCAAGAACTTCTGCATCGTCGATGCAGCGATGAACGACTTGCCGCGGCCCGCGATGTACCAGGCCTTCCACCGGATCGTCCCGGTCACGCCCCGTCGAGGCGAGGCCGTCAGCTACGATGTCGTCGGCCCGGTCTGCGAGAGCGGCGACTGGCTCGGCCGCGACCGCGCGCTCGACGTGAAGGCCGGCGACCTCCTGGCGGTGCTGTCGGCCGGTGCCTATTCGATGGCGATGGCGAGCAACTACAACACCCGCGGCCGCGCAGCCGAGTTGCTGGTCAGCGGCGACCGCGTCACGCTGATTCGCCGCCGTGAAAGCATCGAGGACCAGCTGCGCAGCGAGCAGTTCGAGGGCTGA
- the lptM gene encoding LPS translocon maturation chaperone LptM, with product MLNVRQILVSAIGLAIVGVALAGCGQKGALYLPTEPAATNRATLPGLLIPGSRDAAGAARPGTGTSPAPAAPSSAPATREGTK from the coding sequence ATGCTGAATGTTCGTCAAATTCTAGTGAGCGCGATTGGCCTCGCGATCGTCGGGGTCGCGCTCGCCGGTTGCGGGCAGAAAGGTGCGCTCTACCTGCCCACCGAACCGGCCGCGACGAATCGCGCGACACTCCCAGGTCTGCTCATCCCCGGGTCGCGCGATGCCGCTGGCGCAGCACGCCCCGGAACGGGGACCTCCCCCGCACCCGCCGCGCCCAGCAGCGCACCCGCCACTCGCGAAGGAACGAAGTGA
- the msrP gene encoding protein-methionine-sulfoxide reductase catalytic subunit MsrP has translation MLIRSKDQGFIHPHPSEITSRAAYEGRRDLLKLLATGVAGAAMASWAGREALAQTATPGKLAALKGEKSAVAGAQTMEKLTDYKDATSYNNYYEFGTDKGDPVKNAGTLKTRPWTVEVEGLVKKPGKYAIEDLIKLSAQEERIYRLRCVEGWSMVIPWVGYSLAELIKRVEPQGNAKYVEFVTLADPKTMPFVGSRVLDWPYAEGLRMDEAMHPLTLLTFGMYGEVLPNQNGAPVRIVVPWKYGFKSAKSIVKIRFVEKEPGTAWNKAAAQEYGFYSNVNPNVDHPRWSQSTERRIGDGSGLFAKRHKTLIFNGYEAQVGQLYAGMDLKKFY, from the coding sequence ATGTTGATTCGATCCAAGGACCAGGGCTTCATCCACCCGCATCCGAGCGAGATCACGTCGCGCGCGGCCTACGAAGGACGGCGCGACCTGCTCAAGCTGCTGGCCACCGGCGTCGCTGGCGCGGCCATGGCCTCATGGGCCGGGCGCGAGGCGCTTGCCCAGACCGCCACGCCGGGAAAGCTGGCGGCGCTCAAAGGCGAGAAGTCGGCGGTGGCCGGTGCGCAGACGATGGAGAAGCTCACTGACTACAAGGACGCCACCAGCTACAACAACTATTACGAGTTCGGCACCGACAAAGGCGACCCGGTGAAGAACGCCGGCACGCTGAAAACGCGGCCCTGGACAGTGGAAGTCGAAGGGTTGGTCAAGAAGCCGGGGAAGTACGCCATCGAGGACCTGATCAAGCTCAGTGCGCAGGAAGAGCGCATTTACCGGCTGCGCTGCGTCGAGGGCTGGTCGATGGTGATCCCATGGGTCGGCTATTCGCTTGCCGAACTCATCAAGCGCGTCGAGCCGCAGGGCAATGCCAAGTACGTCGAGTTCGTCACGCTGGCCGATCCCAAGACCATGCCCTTCGTCGGCTCGCGCGTCCTCGATTGGCCCTACGCCGAAGGCCTGCGCATGGACGAGGCGATGCATCCGCTGACGCTGCTGACTTTCGGCATGTACGGCGAGGTGTTGCCCAACCAGAACGGCGCGCCCGTGCGCATCGTGGTGCCGTGGAAGTATGGCTTCAAGAGTGCCAAATCCATCGTCAAGATCCGCTTCGTCGAGAAGGAGCCAGGCACCGCCTGGAACAAGGCGGCGGCGCAGGAGTACGGCTTCTATTCGAACGTCAATCCCAACGTGGACCACCCGCGATGGAGCCAGTCCACCGAGCGCCGCATCGGCGACGGTAGCGGACTGTTCGCCAAGCGCCACAAGACATTGATCTTCAATGGGTACGAGGCACAGGTTGGGCAGCTCTACGCCGGCATGGACCTGAAGAAGTTCTACTGA
- a CDS encoding cytochrome c biogenesis protein ResB yields the protein MSAVSTHGLRVRRGPHAVRAAVELLSSMRFAIALLTVICIASIIGTVLKQHEPINNYINQFGPFWAEVFRAARLDSIYSAWWFLLILTFLVVSTSLCIARNTPRIFTDLKNFKESIRVQSLRAFGQRAETALDETPDAAANRIGQLLAGGGWKVKLQHRDGDGWMVAARAGGAHKLGYIAAHSAIVLVCLGGLLDGDLVVRAQTWFNGKSVYTGGGLIADVAPQHRLSPSNPTFRGNILVPEGGQSSVAILNQADGVLLQDLPFSIELKKFIVDYYSTGMPKLFASEVVLHDRATGEQVPARIEVNHPASYKGIEIYQSSFDDGGSTVKLKAVPMAAAAKPFEVEGIIGNSSEITNGSDRLTLEYTALRVINVENFGDAGAMGSGADVRKVDLRNDIESRLGAANKTNKPKVLRNIGPSIGYKLRDAAGQAREYQNYMVPVDTGDGQPVFLLGMRERPEEPFRYLRVPADEQGSMDGFVRMRAALADADTRTRAIERYIARAADPKRPELAGQLRISAGRALALFAGAERAKADAVSGGGWQAIAEFMEANVPEAERERAGAVLVRILNDALFEVLNLSREKAGLAALSADEKSQAFLTQAVLAISDAYFYPAPVAMMMTDFKQVQASVFQVARAPGKNVVYLGCLLLIVGIFAMLYVRERRLWVWLAKDAGGRGTAATMAYSVNRKTIDSDREFERLKDRLLAIGKSGSS from the coding sequence ATGTCAGCAGTCTCCACCCACGGCCTTCGCGTCCGCCGCGGTCCCCACGCGGTCCGGGCTGCGGTGGAATTGCTGTCGTCGATGCGATTCGCCATCGCGCTGCTGACCGTCATCTGCATCGCATCCATCATCGGCACCGTGCTCAAGCAGCACGAGCCGATCAACAACTACATCAACCAGTTCGGCCCCTTCTGGGCCGAGGTGTTCCGTGCGGCGCGGCTCGATTCGATCTACAGCGCCTGGTGGTTCCTGCTGATCCTGACCTTCCTGGTGGTCAGCACCTCGCTGTGCATTGCCCGCAACACGCCGCGCATCTTCACCGACCTGAAAAACTTCAAGGAGAGCATCCGGGTCCAGAGCCTGCGTGCCTTCGGCCAGCGCGCTGAGACCGCGCTCGACGAAACGCCTGATGCCGCGGCCAACCGCATCGGGCAGCTTCTCGCGGGCGGCGGCTGGAAAGTCAAGCTGCAGCACCGCGACGGCGACGGCTGGATGGTCGCTGCGCGCGCGGGCGGCGCCCACAAGCTTGGCTACATCGCGGCGCACAGCGCCATCGTGCTGGTGTGCCTCGGCGGGCTGCTCGATGGCGACCTGGTGGTGCGCGCCCAGACCTGGTTCAACGGCAAGAGCGTCTACACCGGCGGCGGGCTGATCGCCGATGTGGCGCCGCAGCATCGGCTGTCGCCGAGCAACCCTACTTTTCGCGGCAACATCCTCGTGCCCGAAGGCGGGCAGTCCAGCGTCGCCATCCTGAACCAGGCCGATGGCGTGCTGCTGCAGGACCTGCCGTTCTCGATCGAGCTGAAGAAGTTCATCGTCGACTACTACTCGACCGGAATGCCCAAGCTGTTCGCCAGCGAGGTGGTGCTGCACGACCGCGCGACCGGCGAGCAGGTGCCGGCGCGGATCGAGGTGAACCATCCGGCCAGCTACAAGGGCATCGAGATCTACCAGTCCAGCTTCGACGATGGCGGTTCCACCGTGAAGCTCAAGGCGGTGCCCATGGCGGCCGCAGCCAAGCCCTTCGAGGTCGAGGGCATCATCGGCAACAGTTCGGAGATCACCAACGGCAGCGACCGGCTGACGCTGGAGTACACGGCGCTGCGCGTGATCAATGTCGAGAACTTCGGCGACGCCGGCGCGATGGGCAGCGGCGCCGACGTGCGCAAGGTCGACCTGCGCAACGACATCGAGTCGCGCCTGGGCGCGGCCAACAAGACCAACAAGCCGAAGGTGCTGCGCAACATCGGCCCCAGCATCGGCTACAAGCTTCGCGATGCCGCGGGCCAGGCACGCGAGTACCAGAACTACATGGTGCCGGTAGACACCGGCGACGGCCAGCCCGTGTTCCTGCTCGGCATGCGCGAACGGCCGGAGGAGCCCTTCCGGTATTTGCGGGTTCCGGCCGACGAGCAAGGATCGATGGACGGCTTCGTGCGCATGCGCGCAGCCCTCGCCGACGCGGACACCCGCACGCGGGCGATCGAGCGCTACATCGCGCGTGCCGCCGACCCCAAGCGGCCCGAGCTCGCCGGGCAACTGCGCATCTCGGCCGGCCGCGCTCTCGCGCTGTTCGCCGGAGCCGAGCGCGCGAAGGCCGACGCGGTGAGCGGCGGCGGCTGGCAGGCGATCGCCGAGTTCATGGAGGCGAATGTGCCCGAGGCCGAGCGCGAGCGAGCCGGCGCCGTGCTGGTGCGCATCCTCAACGATGCGCTCTTCGAGGTACTGAACCTCAGCCGTGAGAAGGCGGGCCTGGCGGCCCTGTCGGCCGACGAGAAATCCCAAGCCTTCCTGACGCAGGCGGTGCTGGCTATCAGCGACGCCTACTTCTACCCCGCGCCCGTGGCAATGATGATGACCGACTTCAAGCAGGTGCAGGCCAGCGTATTCCAGGTCGCCCGCGCCCCTGGCAAGAACGTCGTCTATCTGGGGTGCCTGTTGCTGATCGTGGGCATTTTTGCCATGCTGTACGTCCGCGAGCGCAGGCTCTGGGTTTGGCTCGCAAAGGACGCGGGCGGGCGGGGCACGGCGGCCACGATGGCCTACTCGGTCAACCGCAAGACCATCGACAGCGACCGCGAGTTCGAGCGCCTGAAGGACAGGCTGCTCGCCATCGGAAAGAGCGGCTCTTCATGA
- a CDS encoding alpha/beta fold hydrolase: MIQTFARALPNGTTLSCRAAGEPGRPLMVFLHGFPEAAFIWDELLEHFSQPEHGGWRCVAPNLRGFEKSSSPTEVSAYRAHLLIQDIEQLAQSEREDGRIEALVAHDWGGAFGWGYGNQHADKLGRLVIINSPHPGTFVRELRDNPAQQAASAYMNFLARPDAETLLSADDYKRMWLSFTQMKAGPEGYGWLTQEVMAKYREVWDHGLTGACNLYRVTPMKPALPGKPAAELPELPRERLVVEVPTFVFWALDDKALLPGLLEGLEDYVPRLDLKKVPDATHWIVHEQPEFVAREIEAFLQRTQ, translated from the coding sequence ATGATCCAGACCTTTGCCCGTGCGCTGCCCAACGGCACCACGCTCAGCTGCCGTGCCGCCGGCGAGCCCGGCCGCCCCTTGATGGTTTTCCTGCACGGCTTTCCTGAAGCCGCTTTCATCTGGGACGAGCTGCTCGAGCATTTCAGCCAGCCAGAGCACGGCGGCTGGCGCTGCGTGGCGCCGAACCTGCGCGGCTTCGAGAAGTCGAGTTCCCCGACCGAGGTGTCGGCCTATCGTGCGCACCTGCTGATCCAGGACATCGAGCAGCTCGCGCAAAGCGAGCGCGAGGACGGCCGCATCGAGGCGCTGGTCGCGCACGACTGGGGCGGGGCCTTCGGCTGGGGCTACGGCAATCAGCATGCGGACAAGCTGGGCCGGCTCGTCATCATCAATTCGCCGCATCCGGGCACCTTCGTGCGCGAGCTGCGAGACAACCCTGCGCAGCAGGCTGCCAGCGCCTACATGAACTTCCTTGCGCGGCCCGACGCCGAAACGCTGCTCTCGGCCGACGACTACAAGCGGATGTGGCTCTCGTTCACCCAGATGAAGGCCGGGCCGGAGGGCTACGGCTGGCTGACGCAGGAGGTCATGGCCAAGTACCGCGAAGTATGGGACCACGGCCTCACGGGCGCCTGCAACCTCTATCGCGTGACGCCGATGAAGCCCGCCCTGCCCGGCAAGCCTGCCGCCGAACTGCCCGAATTGCCGCGCGAACGGCTGGTGGTGGAGGTACCCACCTTCGTCTTCTGGGCACTCGACGACAAGGCGCTGCTGCCCGGCTTGCTTGAAGGTCTGGAAGACTACGTGCCCAGGCTCGATCTCAAGAAAGTGCCCGACGCCACGCACTGGATCGTGCACGAACAACCCGAGTTCGTTGCCCGCGAGATCGAGGCCTTCCTGCAGCGGACTCAGTAG
- the cyaY gene encoding iron donor protein CyaY translates to MTDPEYLDRAEAALAAIERSCDHINDTSDADMDNQRVGGMITITFRNGTQLIVNLQKPLQEIWLAARSGGYHYRHDGRAWIDTKTSEEFFAQLSREASAQAGMPLQFSAD, encoded by the coding sequence ATGACCGACCCCGAGTACCTGGACCGCGCCGAGGCCGCGCTGGCCGCGATCGAACGCAGCTGCGATCACATCAACGACACGAGCGACGCCGATATGGACAATCAGCGCGTCGGGGGCATGATCACCATCACCTTCCGCAACGGCACCCAGCTTATCGTCAACCTGCAGAAGCCCTTGCAGGAGATCTGGCTGGCGGCGCGCTCGGGCGGCTACCACTACCGACATGATGGCCGTGCATGGATCGACACGAAGACCAGTGAGGAGTTCTTCGCTCAGCTGTCGCGCGAGGCGAGCGCGCAAGCCGGTATGCCGCTGCAATTCAGCGCCGATTGA
- a CDS encoding c-type cytochrome, with protein sequence MKLFARFLLAALVGAAVSTSFAADDPEGKPAAAAAPAKIAKPDPAKGDTVFNNTPVNSQSCASCHNADGNSAVAANPKLAQQHPEYILKQLQDFKSGKRKSPIMKPMASALSDEDMRNVAWFVGSKKVKPGFAKEKDLVALGEKIYRGGIGERQIPACAGCHSPNGAGIPAQYPRLGGQHADYTMAQLSLFRDGTRQNSPQMTGVAAKLNDREIKAVADYIAGLR encoded by the coding sequence ATGAAGTTGTTTGCCCGTTTCCTGCTTGCAGCCCTCGTGGGCGCCGCCGTCAGCACCAGCTTCGCGGCCGACGATCCGGAAGGCAAGCCGGCTGCCGCCGCTGCCCCTGCCAAGATTGCCAAGCCCGATCCAGCCAAGGGCGACACCGTCTTCAACAACACCCCGGTCAACAGCCAGAGCTGCGCCTCTTGCCATAACGCCGACGGCAACTCGGCCGTGGCGGCAAATCCCAAGCTGGCGCAACAGCATCCCGAATACATCCTCAAGCAGTTGCAGGACTTCAAGTCCGGCAAGCGCAAGAGCCCGATCATGAAGCCGATGGCCTCGGCCCTGTCGGACGAGGACATGCGCAACGTCGCCTGGTTCGTCGGCTCCAAGAAGGTCAAGCCCGGCTTCGCGAAAGAGAAGGACCTGGTTGCCCTGGGCGAGAAGATCTACCGCGGCGGCATCGGGGAGCGCCAGATTCCGGCCTGCGCCGGCTGCCACAGCCCGAACGGTGCCGGCATCCCGGCCCAGTACCCGCGCCTCGGCGGTCAGCATGCCGACTACACGATGGCGCAGCTCAGCCTGTTCCGCGACGGCACCCGCCAGAACAGCCCTCAGATGACGGGCGTCGCCGCCAAGCTCAACGACCGTGAGATCAAGGCCGTGGCCGACTACATTGCCGGCCTGCGCTGA
- the yihA gene encoding ribosome biogenesis GTP-binding protein YihA/YsxC: MTTPSRKPAAPLSRTATVVDAAVAERIRIARGWLHTAHFLTSAPQLEHLPSLGLPEIAFVGRSNAGKSTAINTLTQQTRLAFASKTPGRTQHINLFGVGKQKVDDAVLADLPGYGYAAVPREAKLRWQRVMGNYLMTRESLRGVVLMCDPRHGLTELDEILLEVIRPRVEQGLKFLVLLTKADKLTRSDGAKALSIVRLQAGGGEVKLFSALKQQGVDEAAELLWRWAHPQDELPAEPTEGDSPP, encoded by the coding sequence ATGACCACCCCGAGCCGCAAGCCGGCCGCCCCTCTCTCCCGCACGGCCACCGTCGTGGATGCCGCAGTGGCCGAACGCATCCGCATCGCGCGCGGCTGGCTGCATACCGCCCACTTCCTCACCAGCGCGCCGCAGCTGGAGCATCTGCCGTCCCTCGGGTTGCCGGAGATCGCTTTCGTCGGGCGGTCGAACGCCGGCAAGTCGACCGCCATCAACACCCTTACCCAGCAGACCCGCCTGGCCTTCGCCTCCAAGACGCCCGGCCGCACCCAGCACATCAACCTGTTCGGCGTCGGCAAGCAGAAGGTGGACGACGCGGTGCTGGCCGACCTCCCGGGCTATGGCTACGCGGCCGTGCCGCGCGAGGCGAAGCTGCGGTGGCAGCGAGTCATGGGTAACTACCTGATGACGCGCGAGAGCCTGCGCGGCGTGGTGCTGATGTGCGACCCGCGCCATGGTCTCACCGAACTCGACGAGATCCTGCTGGAGGTGATCCGTCCGCGGGTCGAGCAGGGCCTGAAGTTCCTCGTGCTGCTGACCAAAGCCGACAAGCTGACACGTTCGGACGGCGCCAAGGCGCTGTCGATCGTGCGACTGCAGGCCGGCGGCGGTGAGGTCAAACTGTTCTCGGCCTTGAAGCAACAGGGAGTGGACGAGGCGGCGGAACTGCTGTGGCGCTGGGCCCATCCGCAGGACGAGCTGCCCGCAGAACCGACCGAAGGAGACAGCCCGCCATGA
- a CDS encoding sulfite oxidase heme-binding subunit YedZ, whose amino-acid sequence MNKLLLHPAAKPLVFVLCLLPFAWLAWGAFTDGLGANPAEHLIRSTGDWTLRFICIVLAVTPLRVMARLNALARFRRMLGLFAYFYVVVHLLSYSLFDMGFDIPEIAKDIAKRPFILVGFSGFVLLTPLAATSFNRAIKAMGAKRWQMLHKWVYVIAGLGLLHFFWMRAAKNNFGEVFVYAAIIAVLLGWRAWNFARNRKAPRHAPAGRVQLSK is encoded by the coding sequence ATGAACAAGCTGCTGCTGCACCCGGCCGCGAAGCCGCTGGTGTTCGTGCTGTGCCTGCTGCCTTTCGCCTGGCTGGCCTGGGGCGCCTTCACCGATGGACTGGGCGCCAATCCTGCGGAGCACCTGATCCGCTCCACCGGCGACTGGACACTGCGTTTCATCTGCATCGTGCTCGCGGTGACGCCGCTGCGCGTCATGGCCCGGCTCAATGCATTAGCGCGCTTTCGCCGCATGCTGGGCCTGTTCGCGTACTTCTACGTGGTGGTCCATCTGCTGAGCTACAGCCTGTTCGACATGGGCTTCGACATTCCGGAGATCGCCAAGGACATCGCCAAGCGGCCCTTTATCCTGGTGGGCTTCAGCGGCTTCGTGCTGCTCACGCCGCTTGCGGCCACCTCGTTCAACCGCGCGATCAAGGCGATGGGCGCGAAGCGCTGGCAGATGCTGCACAAGTGGGTCTATGTGATCGCTGGCCTGGGCTTGCTGCACTTCTTCTGGATGCGCGCCGCGAAGAACAATTTTGGCGAAGTCTTCGTCTACGCCGCCATCATTGCGGTGCTGCTGGGGTGGCGGGCCTGGAACTTCGCCCGGAACAGGAAAGCGCCGCGGCATGCACCCGCCGGGCGCGTGCAGTTGAGCAAGTGA